One Candidatus Methylomirabilota bacterium genomic region harbors:
- the leuB gene encoding 3-isopropylmalate dehydrogenase encodes MTTHKIALLGGDGIGQEVTPEARKVLEVVGRATGTGFEFESALVGGAAIDATGEPLPASTLRLCEESDAILFGAVGGPKWDDLPQEQKPERGLLGLRKELDLFANLRPARCFPMLVDASPLKREVVEGTDIMVIRELTGGLYFGEPRGREEFADGGARAVNTMAYSSREVERVARVAFDVAMKRKKRLASVDKANVLVVSQLWREVVTRVSKDYPQVALEHVLVDNCAMALVHKPTHFDTIVTENTFGDILSDEAAILAGSMGMLPSASMGGRVGLYEPVHGTAPDIAGQGVANPIAAILSAAMLLRYSLGLGADADRIDAAVIRVLEQGHRTRDVHAAGTKLVGTKEMGDLISAEVEKSYA; translated from the coding sequence GTGACGACGCACAAGATCGCGCTGCTGGGAGGGGACGGCATCGGGCAGGAGGTGACGCCCGAAGCACGCAAGGTGCTCGAGGTGGTGGGCCGAGCCACCGGCACCGGATTCGAGTTCGAGTCCGCCCTCGTGGGAGGAGCGGCCATCGACGCCACGGGCGAGCCGCTGCCCGCCTCCACCCTCCGGCTGTGCGAGGAGAGCGACGCCATCCTCTTCGGCGCGGTGGGCGGACCCAAGTGGGACGATCTGCCCCAGGAGCAGAAGCCCGAGCGCGGGCTCCTGGGACTTCGCAAGGAGCTGGACCTTTTCGCCAATCTGAGGCCCGCCCGGTGCTTCCCCATGCTGGTCGATGCCTCGCCGCTGAAGCGCGAGGTGGTCGAGGGCACCGACATCATGGTCATCCGGGAGCTGACGGGCGGGCTCTACTTCGGGGAGCCCCGGGGCCGGGAGGAGTTCGCCGACGGAGGGGCCCGAGCCGTCAACACCATGGCCTACTCCTCGCGCGAGGTCGAGCGAGTGGCCCGGGTCGCCTTCGACGTGGCCATGAAGCGGAAGAAGCGGCTGGCCTCGGTGGACAAGGCCAATGTCCTCGTGGTCTCTCAGCTCTGGCGCGAAGTGGTCACCCGCGTGAGCAAGGACTACCCGCAGGTGGCCCTCGAGCACGTCCTCGTCGACAACTGCGCCATGGCCCTCGTGCACAAGCCCACGCACTTCGACACCATCGTCACCGAGAACACGTTCGGCGACATCCTCTCCGACGAGGCGGCCATCCTGGCGGGCTCCATGGGCATGCTACCCTCGGCCAGCATGGGGGGGCGCGTGGGACTCTACGAGCCCGTGCACGGTACGGCGCCCGATATCGCGGGGCAGGGCGTGGCCAATCCGATCGCGGCCATCCTCTCGGCGGCCATGCTCCTCCGCTACTCGCTGGGCCTGGGCGCCGACGCCGATCGCATCGACGCCGCGGTGATCCGGGTGCTCGAGCAGGGGCACCGCACCCGCGATGTCCACGCCGCCGGGACCAAGCTGGTCGGCACCAAGGAGATGGGCGATCTCATCTCCGCCGAAGTCGAGAAGTCCTATGCATAG